The Methanoculleus marisnigri JR1 genome window below encodes:
- a CDS encoding MFS transporter, with protein sequence MNIRRGRRRRTVFEAKESLTDEEVAHGLRLVVRDGLATQAMVTLTGGIFLVAFALQLGASNTVIGLLAAIPPLAELLQIPAIYIVDRIRIRRLVVVAASFAARLCWIPIILIPFFLSPGQGILALIASIALYASFSAISHCGWNSWMRDLIPQDRLGDFFSRRLTLSTGIALVISLVAGFFIDSWEIAFPDLAAYGYSVLFLLGLIAGLVGITFLARTPEPQMIVENGEDGLFAAIKKPFADLNFKNLIVFLGSWNFAVNLASPFFTVYMLQRIGLDISIVVALSVLSQVMNIVFYRSWGRVSDRYSNKSVLAVSGPLFMLAIFAWMFVTLPNVYILTYPLLIVIHILMGISLAGVSLASGNIGLKMAPQGQATSYLAASTFANSVAAGVAPILGGLFVDFFAERELIWTLIWKDPVQELVFVTLDIQQWEFFFLFAFILGLYSLHRLTVVQEEGEAKEQEVVDELIAGVRRDMRNFSSAGGLRDFVKFPFSSAGNRRGKKKKR encoded by the coding sequence GTGAACATACGAAGAGGACGCAGGCGACGCACGGTCTTCGAGGCAAAAGAGAGCCTGACGGACGAAGAGGTCGCCCACGGCTTGAGACTCGTCGTCCGGGACGGGCTTGCCACCCAGGCGATGGTGACGCTGACCGGCGGCATCTTCCTCGTAGCCTTCGCCCTGCAGCTCGGGGCGTCCAACACCGTCATCGGTCTGCTCGCCGCAATCCCGCCGCTCGCAGAACTCCTGCAGATACCCGCCATCTACATCGTCGACCGCATCAGGATAAGGCGGCTCGTGGTCGTGGCGGCATCGTTCGCCGCACGCCTCTGCTGGATACCCATCATCCTGATACCCTTCTTCCTCTCGCCGGGGCAGGGAATACTCGCGCTCATCGCCTCGATTGCCCTTTACGCATCGTTCTCGGCGATATCACACTGCGGCTGGAACTCCTGGATGCGCGACCTGATACCGCAGGACCGGCTCGGGGACTTCTTCTCCCGCCGGCTGACCCTCTCTACGGGGATCGCGCTCGTCATCAGCCTCGTCGCCGGGTTCTTCATCGACTCGTGGGAGATCGCCTTCCCCGACCTCGCTGCCTACGGCTACTCCGTCCTCTTTCTTCTCGGGCTCATCGCCGGGCTCGTCGGGATCACGTTCCTCGCCCGCACCCCCGAGCCCCAGATGATCGTCGAAAACGGTGAAGACGGCCTGTTTGCCGCGATCAAGAAACCTTTTGCGGACCTCAACTTCAAGAACCTCATCGTCTTCCTCGGGTCGTGGAACTTCGCCGTCAACCTCGCGTCGCCGTTCTTCACGGTCTATATGCTGCAGAGGATCGGCCTCGACATCTCGATCGTCGTCGCCCTCAGCGTCCTCAGCCAGGTCATGAACATCGTCTTCTACCGATCGTGGGGCCGCGTCTCCGACCGCTACTCCAACAAGTCGGTGCTTGCGGTGAGCGGGCCGCTCTTTATGCTCGCGATCTTCGCCTGGATGTTCGTCACGCTCCCGAACGTCTACATCCTGACCTACCCGCTGCTCATCGTCATCCATATCCTGATGGGGATCTCGCTCGCGGGGGTCTCGCTCGCTTCGGGAAACATCGGCCTGAAGATGGCGCCGCAGGGCCAGGCGACCAGTTACCTTGCGGCGAGCACCTTCGCAAACTCGGTCGCGGCAGGAGTCGCCCCGATCCTCGGCGGGCTTTTCGTGGACTTCTTTGCCGAGCGGGAACTGATCTGGACTCTTATCTGGAAGGATCCGGTGCAGGAACTCGTCTTCGTCACCCTCGACATCCAGCAGTGGGAGTTCTTCTTCCTCTTCGCCTTCATCCTCGGGCTCTACTCCCTCCACCGCCTGACGGTGGTGCAGGAGGAGGGGGAGGCGAAGGAGCAGGAGGTCGTCGACGAGCTCATCGCGGGGGTCAGGCGGGATATGCGCAACTTCTCCTCCGCCGGCGGCCTCCGGGACTTCGTGAAGTTCCCCTTCTCGTCCGCCGGGAACCGCCGCGGGAAGAAGAAGAAGCGGTAG
- a CDS encoding TMEM175 family protein, with protein sequence MGQPERVQGKETFPKARMEALTDGIFGFAMTLLTVGLIIPDSSPYENVAAMLISLIPDILHYALAFFVLASFWFSHHMQATHLRFIDRRYLAMNTTALLFVTLVPISTLLVGDFPEDILAAITFEANLLITGLLFAAQLWYAAGSGRLISPGSHVVQGKRRAMVVPIVSLLAIAIAATGITWSTATYLIVPVVLRILPTTAAAD encoded by the coding sequence ATGGGACAGCCGGAGAGAGTACAGGGAAAGGAAACATTCCCAAAGGCCAGAATGGAAGCCCTGACCGACGGCATCTTCGGGTTCGCCATGACACTCCTTACCGTCGGCCTCATCATCCCCGACTCGTCGCCGTACGAGAACGTCGCGGCGATGCTTATCTCGCTGATCCCCGACATTCTCCATTACGCTCTCGCGTTCTTCGTCCTCGCCTCGTTCTGGTTCAGCCACCATATGCAGGCAACTCATCTCCGGTTCATCGACCGCCGGTACCTCGCCATGAATACCACCGCGCTCCTCTTCGTCACGCTGGTCCCCATCTCCACACTGCTCGTCGGGGATTTCCCCGAGGACATCCTCGCGGCGATCACCTTCGAGGCAAACCTCCTCATCACCGGCCTCCTCTTTGCGGCGCAATTGTGGTATGCCGCGGGGAGCGGCCGCCTCATCAGCCCGGGCTCCCACGTAGTCCAGGGAAAGCGGCGGGCGATGGTGGTCCCCATCGTCTCGCTGCTTGCAATCGCGATCGCCGCCACTGGCATCACCTGGAGCACCGCAACGTATCTTATTGTCCCGGTCGTGCTCCGGATTCTCCCGACGACGGCTGCTGCTGACTGA
- a CDS encoding FMN-binding glutamate synthase family protein has translation MNLRRPNANDATGTTNRSRDVVPMSGICSRCVDGCKGSCEIWLSSFRGREVLYPGPFGEITAGADKDYPIDYSHLNIQGYARGAKGMAEGVEANPDTAVFQDVDTRTEYGWEIKVPMRVPIFTGALGSTEIARANWEHFAIGAAISGITLVCGENVCGVDPELVLDHNGKVTRSPEMDRRIESYRAFKDRYGELLVQLNVEDTRLGTAEYVSSKHNLETIELKWGQGAKCIGGEIKVGSLDRANQLKDRGYIVLPDPGVHEVRAAFQDGAIKEFERHSRLGFVTREDFLEEVDRLRDIGFKRVTLKTGAYSAVELAMALRYGAEAKIDLLTIDGAPGGTGMSPWPMMNEWGIPTFYIESLAYQFAERLRQRGIRVPDIAIAGGFADEANVFKGIAMGSPYVKAVCMGRALMIPGMVGKNIAKWLETGEIPRTISKYGSSVEEIFVCYEELKERYPGRIGEIPLGAIGIYTYAQKFRTGLQQIMAGSRNFSLKTVGRSDLMALTEEAEAVSGIPYVMRAYRDAAEAILDS, from the coding sequence ATGAATCTGCGAAGACCAAACGCTAACGATGCGACGGGAACGACAAACCGCTCCCGGGACGTCGTTCCGATGTCCGGCATCTGCAGCCGGTGCGTCGACGGGTGCAAAGGATCCTGCGAGATCTGGCTCTCGTCGTTCCGCGGCAGAGAAGTGCTCTACCCCGGCCCGTTCGGTGAGATCACGGCCGGGGCGGATAAAGACTATCCAATCGACTACTCGCACCTGAACATCCAGGGCTACGCCCGGGGCGCAAAAGGAATGGCGGAAGGTGTCGAGGCCAATCCCGACACCGCCGTCTTCCAGGACGTCGATACCCGGACCGAATACGGCTGGGAGATCAAGGTGCCGATGCGGGTTCCGATCTTCACCGGAGCGCTCGGGTCGACCGAGATCGCCCGGGCGAACTGGGAGCACTTCGCCATAGGAGCGGCAATATCCGGCATCACGCTCGTCTGCGGAGAGAACGTCTGCGGCGTCGACCCGGAACTGGTGCTCGACCACAACGGCAAGGTCACCAGATCGCCCGAGATGGATCGCCGGATCGAGTCCTACCGGGCGTTCAAAGACAGGTACGGCGAGCTCCTGGTGCAGCTGAACGTGGAGGACACAAGGCTCGGAACCGCGGAGTACGTCTCCTCGAAGCACAACCTGGAGACAATCGAACTGAAGTGGGGCCAGGGGGCAAAGTGCATCGGCGGCGAGATCAAGGTCGGCAGCCTCGACCGGGCGAACCAGCTCAAAGACCGCGGGTACATCGTCCTCCCCGACCCGGGGGTTCACGAGGTGCGGGCGGCCTTCCAGGACGGCGCCATTAAAGAGTTCGAGCGGCACTCCCGCCTCGGCTTCGTCACCCGGGAAGATTTCCTCGAGGAGGTCGACCGGCTTCGCGACATCGGATTCAAGCGGGTCACCCTCAAGACCGGCGCCTACTCGGCCGTCGAACTCGCGATGGCACTCCGCTACGGAGCCGAGGCGAAGATCGACCTCCTCACCATCGATGGTGCGCCCGGCGGTACGGGGATGAGCCCCTGGCCGATGATGAACGAGTGGGGCATTCCGACCTTCTACATCGAGTCGCTTGCCTACCAGTTCGCCGAGAGGCTCCGGCAGCGGGGCATCCGGGTCCCGGACATCGCCATAGCCGGCGGGTTCGCGGACGAGGCCAATGTCTTCAAGGGGATCGCCATGGGAAGCCCCTACGTCAAGGCGGTCTGCATGGGCCGCGCTCTGATGATCCCCGGCATGGTCGGGAAGAACATCGCAAAGTGGCTTGAGACCGGCGAGATCCCCAGGACCATCTCGAAGTACGGCAGCAGCGTCGAGGAGATCTTCGTCTGCTACGAGGAACTCAAAGAGAGATACCCCGGCCGGATAGGCGAGATCCCGCTCGGAGCAATCGGGATCTACACCTACGCCCAGAAGTTCAGAACGGGGCTCCAGCAGATCATGGCCGGAAGTCGGAACTTCAGCCTCAAGACAGTCGGCCGGAGCGATCTCATGGCCCTGACCGAGGAGGCAGAAGCGGTCTCGGGCATCCCGTACGTGATGCGGGCTTACCGCGACGCTGCCGAGGCGATCCTCGACTCGTAA
- a CDS encoding NAD-dependent epimerase/dehydratase family protein translates to MHTDTSPTILITGGAGFIGSHLATELLQHGYQVRILDNLIPRVHGPERRRPDYLDRRAEVIVGDIRDTHRMKEALDGADAVIHLAAVVGERSSMYRLEKYMSVNTAGTAVLLEALLDQPVERLIVASSSAVYGEGLYCSYNGTVYPKIQRTPGEAARGGWEPRSPDGEVIYPLPTPETKEASPLSVYAISKHDQEEMCRLIGEVYGIPTTILRLFPVYGPHQGHLNPYSGMLTEYASRLLQDLPVLLFEDGYQQRDFVSVYDAVRAFRLALESPGAAGGTFNIASGRPCTFRTVAGLLAAITGRQHLAPEITGTSRTGDIRHCFADIGRAREVLGYEPEVTLEAGLLDLVAWVEAEIAGRRKVPVPVRAFGSSRLRV, encoded by the coding sequence ATGCATACGGATACCAGTCCGACCATTCTCATCACCGGGGGAGCGGGGTTCATCGGGTCGCACCTCGCAACGGAACTTTTGCAGCACGGCTATCAGGTTCGCATCCTCGATAACCTGATACCACGGGTGCACGGCCCGGAGCGGCGGCGACCCGACTACCTCGACCGGCGAGCGGAGGTCATCGTCGGGGATATCCGGGACACGCACCGGATGAAGGAGGCCCTCGATGGAGCCGACGCCGTCATCCATCTGGCGGCGGTCGTCGGGGAGCGGTCGAGCATGTACCGGCTCGAAAAGTACATGAGCGTCAACACCGCCGGGACCGCCGTTCTCCTCGAGGCGCTGCTCGATCAGCCGGTCGAACGGCTCATCGTCGCCTCGAGCAGCGCCGTCTACGGGGAAGGCCTGTACTGCTCGTACAACGGCACCGTCTACCCGAAGATCCAACGGACTCCGGGAGAGGCGGCAAGGGGCGGCTGGGAGCCCCGGAGCCCGGACGGGGAGGTGATCTACCCCCTCCCGACCCCGGAGACGAAGGAGGCGTCGCCGCTCTCGGTCTACGCCATCTCCAAGCACGACCAGGAAGAGATGTGCAGGCTGATCGGGGAGGTATACGGCATTCCGACGACTATTCTCCGGCTTTTTCCCGTCTACGGCCCTCATCAGGGGCATTTAAACCCGTATTCCGGCATGCTGACCGAGTACGCGTCCCGCCTGCTCCAGGATCTCCCCGTACTCCTCTTCGAAGACGGTTACCAGCAGCGTGATTTCGTGAGCGTCTACGACGCGGTGCGCGCTTTCCGTCTGGCCCTCGAGTCGCCCGGTGCTGCCGGAGGGACGTTTAACATCGCAAGCGGCCGTCCCTGTACGTTTAGAACCGTCGCCGGCCTTCTTGCGGCGATAACCGGGCGGCAGCACCTCGCCCCGGAGATCACGGGAACCAGCCGGACCGGAGATATCCGCCACTGCTTTGCAGATATCGGCCGTGCACGGGAGGTTCTCGGCTACGAGCCGGAGGTCACCCTCGAGGCGGGCCTGCTCGACCTGGTCGCCTGGGTCGAGGCCGAGATCGCGGGGCGGCGGAAGGTTCCTGTGCCCGTCAGGGCGTTCGGATCGTCACGCCTGCGGGTCTGA
- a CDS encoding 2-oxoacid:acceptor oxidoreductase subunit alpha: MAEYSVLIGGKAGEGINTAGLSIAGLFSHLGYRTYMYFDYPSLIRGGHNFAIVRAADRAIGAHRTRVDVLLAFDQNSIENHRQRIHDGTTVVYDASQVVRGEGYGLPLDAIVKEEKAPPITKNSAMLGALARVAGIGREVLEDVLRATVPEKHLEANLRVAGRGYNAVGGVFTVEPLDAPALPVLTGNEVAGLGLVHGGLDSYVAYPMTPSSSLLHFLANRAEDLAIRVIHPENEIGVILMALGLAYAGEKTAVGTSGGGFCLMTEGLSLAGMSEIPVTIVMGQRPGPSTGIPTYTSQTDLHFVLNAGQGEFPRLVVAPGDLEETYAWSSAALMLSWRYQVPAIVLTDKTLAEGAYSFDIGAIIPPPDREPVLWDGAGEYRRYVQTEDGVSPLAFPGREGAIVKASSYAHDEAGFTTEDPTEARELQEKLLRKGESLKEELATYPAVMTYGARDAGMTIACWGSQKWACIEAAEEFGARVVQPLVLSPFPARQWKEAMIGAGKVACVENNATGQLARLLRQHGFDQGRPVLKYDGRPFAVDELEARLAEVFA, from the coding sequence ATGGCCGAATACTCCGTACTGATCGGCGGGAAGGCCGGGGAGGGGATCAACACGGCGGGCCTCTCCATCGCCGGCCTCTTCTCCCACCTCGGCTACCGCACCTACATGTACTTCGACTACCCCTCGCTCATCCGCGGCGGGCACAACTTCGCGATCGTCAGGGCCGCGGACAGAGCGATCGGGGCGCACCGCACCCGGGTCGACGTCCTCCTCGCCTTCGACCAGAACAGCATCGAGAACCACCGCCAGAGGATCCACGACGGCACCACGGTCGTCTATGACGCCTCGCAGGTGGTGAGGGGCGAGGGCTACGGCCTCCCGCTTGATGCGATCGTCAAGGAGGAGAAGGCCCCCCCGATCACCAAAAATTCAGCGATGCTCGGGGCGCTTGCCCGGGTGGCGGGCATCGGCCGGGAGGTGCTCGAGGACGTCCTCCGCGCAACCGTCCCTGAAAAGCACCTGGAGGCGAACCTCCGGGTCGCCGGCCGGGGCTACAACGCCGTGGGGGGAGTTTTCACCGTCGAGCCCCTCGATGCCCCGGCGCTCCCGGTCCTGACCGGAAACGAAGTCGCAGGGCTCGGGCTCGTCCACGGCGGGCTGGACTCCTACGTGGCCTACCCGATGACCCCGTCGTCGAGCCTCCTCCACTTCCTCGCCAACCGCGCCGAAGACCTCGCGATCAGGGTCATTCACCCCGAAAACGAGATCGGCGTCATCCTGATGGCGCTCGGGCTCGCCTACGCGGGCGAAAAGACGGCGGTCGGCACCTCGGGCGGCGGATTCTGCCTGATGACCGAAGGCCTCTCGCTTGCCGGGATGTCGGAGATCCCCGTGACGATCGTGATGGGCCAGCGGCCCGGTCCGAGCACCGGCATACCGACCTACACCTCCCAGACCGACCTCCACTTCGTCCTGAACGCAGGCCAGGGGGAGTTCCCCCGGCTCGTCGTCGCCCCGGGCGACCTCGAGGAGACCTACGCCTGGTCGTCGGCAGCCCTGATGCTCTCCTGGCGATACCAGGTTCCCGCGATCGTCCTGACCGACAAGACGCTCGCCGAAGGGGCGTATTCCTTCGACATCGGGGCGATCATCCCGCCCCCGGATCGCGAACCGGTGCTCTGGGACGGCGCAGGAGAGTACCGCCGCTACGTCCAAACTGAGGACGGGGTATCGCCGCTCGCCTTCCCGGGGAGGGAGGGGGCAATCGTCAAGGCGAGCAGCTACGCCCACGACGAGGCCGGGTTCACGACGGAAGATCCGACCGAAGCAAGGGAACTGCAGGAGAAGTTGCTCAGGAAAGGCGAGAGCCTCAAGGAGGAACTTGCCACCTACCCGGCGGTGATGACCTACGGCGCACGGGACGCCGGGATGACGATCGCCTGCTGGGGGTCGCAGAAGTGGGCCTGCATCGAGGCCGCCGAAGAGTTCGGGGCGCGGGTCGTCCAGCCGCTCGTGCTTTCGCCGTTCCCCGCCCGCCAGTGGAAGGAAGCGATGATCGGGGCGGGGAAGGTTGCCTGCGTCGAGAACAACGCCACCGGGCAACTTGCCCGCCTCCTCCGGCAGCACGGCTTCGATCAGGGCCGCCCGGTCCTGAAGTACGACGGGCGGCCGTTCGCGGTCGATGAACTGGAAGCCCGCCTTGCGGAGGTCTTCGCATGA
- a CDS encoding SagB/ThcOx family dehydrogenase, whose amino-acid sequence MNPERKSGVMNRRYSFFVLAIAATLAAVLAVGCAGIPPAPDGNSTSKPPEDSIALPEPREKGDVSVEEALWGRRSVRVYADVPLELDDAGQILWAAQGITDDRGYRTAPSAGGLYPLEVYLVAGSVMDLEAGVYHYRPGEHLLVRIGAGDRRAALQAAAVNQTPVGDAPATIVITAVPERTTAKYGERGMCYVYMEAGHAAENVYLQAEALDRATVVIGAFDEEGVREILALPENTTPLYLMPVGRPVPGA is encoded by the coding sequence ATGAACCCGGAGAGGAAGTCCGGTGTCATGAACCGGAGGTACTCTTTCTTTGTCCTCGCCATCGCCGCAACGCTCGCGGCGGTGCTCGCCGTCGGCTGCGCCGGCATCCCCCCGGCACCGGACGGCAACAGCACGTCGAAACCGCCGGAAGACTCGATTGCTCTCCCGGAGCCGCGCGAGAAGGGGGACGTCTCCGTCGAGGAGGCGCTGTGGGGGCGGCGGTCGGTCAGGGTCTACGCCGACGTGCCGCTCGAACTCGACGACGCCGGGCAGATCCTCTGGGCGGCGCAGGGGATCACGGACGACCGGGGCTACCGGACCGCTCCCTCCGCCGGGGGTCTCTATCCGCTGGAGGTCTACCTCGTCGCGGGCAGCGTCATGGACCTCGAGGCGGGGGTCTACCATTACCGGCCGGGAGAACACCTGCTCGTCCGGATCGGCGCAGGCGACCGGCGGGCCGCGCTGCAGGCGGCGGCCGTCAACCAGACGCCCGTCGGCGACGCCCCGGCAACCATCGTCATCACGGCTGTACCGGAGCGGACGACCGCAAAATACGGCGAACGCGGTATGTGCTACGTGTACATGGAGGCCGGGCACGCCGCGGAGAACGTCTACCTCCAGGCGGAGGCGCTCGATCGTGCCACCGTCGTTATCGGGGCGTTCGATGAGGAGGGAGTCCGGGAGATCCTCGCGCTCCCGGAGAACACGACACCGCTCTACCTCATGCCGGTAGGACGGCCTGTTCCGGGTGCTTGA
- a CDS encoding thiamine pyrophosphate-dependent enzyme: MTPDQPPGRPAGGLISPAENTWCPGCGNFSIQHMMKSAVAELSEEEGIPLENFVLLGGIGCHGKLVDYLNVNSFYGIHGRSVPAATGIRLGNPDLKVICHVGDGDIYAEGLDHLIFAAKRNSDITVIVHDNRVYGLTTGQYTPTSPEGFRGRSTPGGITEHPLNPLEVMLATGATHIARGYTKKVRHLKDLFKEAIMHRGFSFVDVLQICATYFNLTDYYNEHAYEIEAGEVETGRYESALGKIREWDYDRDAPIPLGTFYSVEKPIYEEKFRALAAGRAERRALVRKVVGEWR, translated from the coding sequence ATGACCCCGGATCAGCCTCCCGGCCGGCCGGCGGGCGGGCTCATCAGCCCGGCAGAGAACACCTGGTGCCCCGGGTGCGGCAACTTCTCGATCCAGCATATGATGAAGTCGGCCGTCGCCGAGCTCTCGGAAGAGGAGGGGATACCCCTTGAGAACTTCGTCCTCCTCGGCGGGATCGGGTGCCACGGAAAACTGGTCGATTACCTGAACGTCAACAGTTTCTACGGCATCCACGGCCGCTCAGTCCCGGCGGCCACCGGGATACGCCTAGGAAATCCGGACTTAAAGGTGATCTGCCACGTCGGGGACGGGGACATCTACGCCGAGGGGCTGGATCATCTCATCTTCGCGGCCAAACGGAACAGCGACATCACGGTCATCGTCCACGACAACCGGGTCTACGGGCTGACGACGGGGCAGTACACCCCGACGTCGCCCGAAGGGTTTCGCGGCCGCTCCACCCCCGGCGGCATCACGGAGCACCCCTTAAACCCGCTCGAAGTCATGCTCGCCACCGGGGCCACGCATATCGCGCGGGGCTACACGAAGAAGGTCCGGCACCTAAAAGACCTCTTCAAGGAGGCGATCATGCACCGGGGGTTCTCGTTCGTCGACGTCCTCCAGATCTGCGCGACCTACTTCAACCTGACCGACTACTACAACGAACACGCCTACGAGATAGAGGCAGGCGAAGTCGAGACCGGCCGGTACGAGAGCGCTCTAGGAAAGATCCGGGAGTGGGACTACGACCGGGATGCTCCGATCCCGCTCGGGACGTTCTACTCGGTCGAGAAGCCGATCTATGAGGAGAAGTTCCGGGCGCTCGCTGCGGGGAGAGCAGAGAGGCGGGCGCTCGTCCGGAAGGTCGTCGGGGAGTGGCGGTGA
- a CDS encoding glucose 1-dehydrogenase: MKRLEGKNVLVTGGSTGIGRATAIRFADEGANVAINYHSSETEAEITLEETKNACSIIREKGCREMLVQGDIASEEDVRRIFREVLTAWGRLDILVNNAGIQTASPTHETAMDAYDRVLAVNLRGASLCSREAVRHFLERGGGGVILNNTSVHETIPKPQYAPYAASKAGLGALSRTLALEYAGQGIRVNTVAPGAINSPINREWTDDPGKKADVEGHIPMGRAGEPEEIAAAFAFLASDEAAYITGQTIYVDGGLTLYPDFRMPWSSGS; this comes from the coding sequence ATGAAACGGCTGGAAGGAAAGAACGTCCTCGTCACCGGCGGCTCGACCGGGATCGGCCGGGCAACGGCGATCCGGTTCGCGGACGAGGGCGCAAACGTTGCCATAAACTACCACTCGAGCGAGACGGAGGCGGAGATCACGCTTGAGGAGACCAAAAATGCCTGCAGCATCATCCGCGAGAAAGGGTGCCGGGAGATGCTGGTCCAGGGGGACATCGCGAGCGAAGAGGACGTGAGGCGCATATTCCGGGAGGTCCTCACGGCGTGGGGAAGGCTCGATATCCTGGTCAACAACGCGGGCATCCAGACTGCGAGCCCGACCCACGAGACGGCTATGGATGCCTACGACCGGGTTCTCGCGGTGAACCTCCGGGGCGCGTCCCTCTGCTCCCGGGAGGCGGTTCGGCACTTCCTCGAACGCGGGGGCGGGGGCGTCATCCTCAACAACACCTCGGTTCACGAGACCATCCCGAAACCGCAGTACGCCCCCTACGCCGCGAGCAAAGCGGGACTCGGGGCTCTTTCGCGGACGCTCGCACTCGAGTATGCCGGGCAGGGCATCCGGGTCAACACGGTCGCCCCCGGAGCAATCAATTCCCCGATCAACCGGGAGTGGACGGACGACCCCGGGAAGAAGGCGGACGTGGAAGGCCATATCCCGATGGGGCGCGCCGGCGAACCCGAAGAGATCGCCGCGGCCTTCGCCTTCCTCGCCTCCGACGAGGCCGCCTACATCACCGGGCAGACCATCTACGTGGACGGTGGGCTGACGCTCTATCCCGACTTCAGGATGCCGTGGTCGTCGGGAAGTTGA